In a single window of the Sorangium aterium genome:
- a CDS encoding RHS repeat domain-containing protein, with protein MIEQDAEGRLFSRQQVAYRAPGAQPTLTGSFFPEEELRTMSWYEGKTTDPSAPGKQTSEERDWDDRGNLIGVIEHGEPGTLEDDVTTTIHHVTYDGPHIVRADSVEVRDSAGRLLRERTAGYNEATGAVEWITNTVIGGKDPATGAPYTGDASTNPRWEFSHDAYGNLEQAIEPRGFTLTYEYDDVAETYLSRVDDSFGYFSETSSDYRYGAVSAVRDVNGHEVHYDFDAFGRLRAVFGPDDPLAAAEATIAFEYALQPGESVAMPAWARTRHKDVQHPGDPIDTVTFIDGLDRVIQTKKDLEKDPGTGAAPVVGMSVSGRMVLDERGRVWQQGQPVFATGETTAFVDVPLKHPTTFEYDVLSRIVEQREPDEEAETGEAVTTTSYDIDELDGVAMFVATEVDPKGKVRKAYQDVDNAIVAIEERNRLRGSEAWTTLMTRYGYNAVDELVRVMDARGNVTTAAYDTLGRMVTLTSPDMGRTEWRYDRSGNVGARQTAKLLAEGAGKLIRYEYDFNRLRRVNYPDSADVTYVYGAPSEAGDEHGNRAGRLVEEQSEAGKRTFWYDRLGNVAKLTTEFPRLREPHRGPYQATMEYAFDAFGRLLSMKFPGSGAEVVTYGYDRGGLVRSAVGTNTQINPQHPDEPAVTQYLLHIGYDEFEQRVRVVHGNGIATSYRYYEKSRRLQQINADHRDRYLVERGQPARAFQRMRYEYDVAGNLERVRNEVPYDQSMPGSVLVGPTTQQYGYDDLYQLLSASGTYQDRRDWQYRYRLSFSYDEIGNILTKDQASYRYVPQTCPTPVPAGCDGWREDHAIREQTYRSEYQYPGPQPHAPRRIDEHLVAESMPWPREMRYDASGNQTGWTYRGSDTRTTDWNEENRVTRVSQNGQVLSRMLYDGDGERRVHLHHVSGEEETAYHDQHLTLRDGRFVTKHIYAGQTRIASKMDPDWFRDPPTLYYHPDHLGSTSFASNNEQTLTQRDEYFPSGELWIDASDSRYELRRAYVFTGKELDQATGLYYFGARYYDPRINVWLSPDPILDEYMEGGTSGGVFNPGNLGLYSYTLNNPVNLVDPDGRQTQGASRNFPPGANGCRHPSCFNGPEGGKFHQEQMLQRMNAGSAAAAGRTSRGIGDGMRRLLFRFVMQQQQAARPPAQPAAAPAQPPQAAQPAKGPQPAPAAKTAQAGAPAQKGTEAKLGPQGSRGAQRQAVGAAREAAAAKLTEGKVSGERIEAPNLGSTDVDVVAKNGDLVMVGGPKKGDDLGNLGRVIRLYQHAAGERKVGVRACFSADTPQRVVDFTAKRIGADNVLRLPE; from the coding sequence GTGATCGAGCAGGATGCCGAGGGGCGGCTGTTCAGCCGGCAGCAGGTGGCGTACCGCGCGCCCGGGGCGCAGCCGACGCTGACGGGCTCGTTCTTCCCCGAGGAAGAGCTGCGGACGATGTCGTGGTACGAGGGCAAGACGACCGACCCGAGCGCGCCTGGCAAACAGACGAGCGAGGAGCGGGACTGGGACGACCGCGGCAACCTCATCGGGGTGATCGAGCACGGCGAGCCAGGCACGCTGGAGGACGACGTCACGACCACGATCCATCACGTGACGTACGACGGGCCGCACATCGTGCGGGCGGACAGCGTCGAGGTGCGCGACAGCGCGGGGAGGCTGCTGCGGGAGCGCACCGCCGGGTACAACGAGGCGACCGGGGCGGTGGAGTGGATCACGAACACGGTGATCGGCGGCAAGGATCCGGCGACGGGCGCGCCGTACACGGGAGACGCGTCGACGAATCCAAGATGGGAGTTCTCGCACGACGCGTACGGGAACCTGGAGCAGGCGATCGAGCCGCGGGGCTTCACGCTGACGTACGAGTACGACGATGTCGCGGAGACGTACCTCTCCCGGGTGGACGACTCGTTCGGATACTTCTCGGAGACGTCGTCGGACTACCGTTACGGCGCGGTCAGCGCGGTGCGGGACGTCAACGGCCATGAGGTCCACTACGACTTCGACGCGTTCGGGCGGCTGCGGGCCGTGTTCGGTCCGGACGACCCGCTGGCGGCGGCGGAGGCGACGATCGCGTTCGAGTATGCGCTTCAGCCGGGGGAGAGCGTCGCCATGCCGGCGTGGGCGCGGACGCGGCACAAGGACGTGCAGCACCCGGGGGATCCGATCGACACGGTGACGTTCATCGACGGGCTGGACCGGGTGATCCAGACGAAGAAGGACCTGGAGAAGGATCCAGGGACGGGGGCGGCCCCGGTCGTGGGCATGAGCGTGAGCGGCCGGATGGTGCTGGATGAGCGGGGGCGCGTCTGGCAGCAGGGGCAGCCGGTGTTCGCGACGGGCGAGACCACGGCGTTCGTGGACGTGCCGCTGAAGCACCCGACGACGTTCGAGTACGACGTGCTCTCGCGCATCGTCGAGCAGAGGGAGCCGGACGAGGAGGCCGAGACCGGCGAGGCGGTGACGACGACGAGCTACGATATCGACGAGCTCGATGGCGTGGCGATGTTCGTGGCGACGGAGGTCGACCCGAAGGGGAAGGTGCGCAAGGCGTACCAGGACGTGGACAACGCGATCGTGGCGATCGAGGAGCGCAATCGGCTGCGCGGGTCGGAGGCGTGGACCACCCTGATGACGCGGTACGGGTACAACGCGGTCGACGAGCTCGTGCGGGTGATGGACGCGCGTGGGAACGTGACGACCGCGGCGTACGACACGCTGGGGCGGATGGTGACGCTGACGAGCCCGGACATGGGGCGTACGGAGTGGCGTTACGACCGGTCAGGCAACGTCGGGGCGCGGCAGACGGCGAAGCTCTTGGCGGAGGGCGCGGGCAAGCTGATCCGGTACGAGTACGACTTCAACCGGCTCAGGCGGGTGAACTACCCGGACTCGGCGGACGTGACCTATGTGTACGGCGCGCCCAGCGAGGCGGGCGACGAGCACGGCAACCGGGCCGGGCGGCTGGTGGAGGAGCAGAGCGAGGCGGGGAAGAGGACGTTCTGGTATGACCGGCTGGGGAACGTGGCGAAGCTGACGACGGAGTTCCCCCGGCTGCGGGAGCCGCACCGGGGGCCGTACCAGGCGACGATGGAGTACGCCTTCGACGCGTTCGGGCGGCTGCTGTCGATGAAGTTCCCTGGCTCCGGCGCGGAGGTGGTGACGTACGGCTACGACCGAGGTGGCCTTGTGCGGTCGGCCGTGGGAACGAACACGCAGATCAACCCGCAGCACCCGGACGAGCCGGCTGTGACGCAGTACCTGTTGCACATCGGGTACGACGAGTTCGAGCAGCGGGTGAGGGTGGTGCATGGCAACGGGATCGCGACGTCGTATCGGTATTACGAGAAGTCGCGGCGGCTTCAGCAGATCAACGCGGACCACCGCGACCGGTACCTCGTGGAGCGCGGGCAGCCGGCGAGGGCGTTCCAGCGGATGCGGTACGAGTACGACGTGGCGGGCAACCTGGAGCGCGTGCGGAACGAGGTGCCGTACGACCAGTCGATGCCGGGCTCGGTCCTGGTGGGGCCGACGACGCAGCAGTACGGGTACGATGATCTGTATCAGCTGCTCTCGGCGAGCGGGACGTACCAGGACCGGAGAGACTGGCAGTACCGGTACCGGCTGTCGTTCTCGTACGACGAGATTGGCAACATCCTGACCAAGGACCAGGCAAGCTACCGGTACGTGCCGCAGACGTGCCCCACGCCGGTTCCGGCTGGGTGCGACGGATGGCGCGAGGACCACGCGATCCGGGAGCAGACGTACCGGTCGGAGTACCAGTACCCGGGCCCGCAGCCGCACGCGCCGAGGCGTATCGACGAGCACCTGGTGGCGGAGTCGATGCCGTGGCCGCGGGAGATGCGGTACGACGCGAGCGGCAACCAGACCGGCTGGACGTACCGTGGCTCGGACACGCGGACGACGGACTGGAACGAGGAGAACCGGGTCACGCGGGTGAGCCAGAACGGTCAGGTGCTGTCGCGGATGCTGTACGACGGCGACGGCGAGCGGCGGGTGCACCTGCACCACGTGAGCGGCGAGGAGGAGACGGCGTACCACGACCAGCACCTGACGCTGCGGGACGGGCGGTTCGTGACGAAGCACATCTATGCGGGGCAGACGCGGATCGCGAGCAAGATGGATCCGGACTGGTTCCGTGACCCGCCGACGCTGTACTACCACCCGGACCACCTGGGCAGCACGAGCTTCGCGTCGAACAACGAGCAGACGCTGACGCAGCGGGACGAGTACTTCCCGAGCGGGGAGCTGTGGATCGACGCGTCGGATTCGCGGTACGAGCTCAGGCGAGCGTACGTGTTCACGGGGAAGGAGCTCGACCAGGCGACGGGGCTCTATTACTTCGGGGCGCGGTACTACGACCCGCGGATCAATGTGTGGCTGAGCCCGGATCCGATCCTGGACGAGTACATGGAGGGGGGGACGAGCGGAGGGGTGTTCAACCCGGGGAACCTCGGGCTGTACAGCTACACGCTGAACAACCCGGTAAACCTCGTCGACCCGGATGGGCGGCAGACGCAAGGGGCGAGCCGGAACTTCCCTCCCGGGGCCAATGGGTGCCGGCACCCGAGCTGCTTCAACGGGCCGGAGGGCGGCAAGTTCCACCAGGAGCAGATGCTGCAGCGGATGAACGCTGGCTCCGCTGCGGCGGCGGGACGCACGTCTCGCGGTATCGGGGACGGCATGCGCCGGCTGCTGTTCAGGTTCGTCATGCAGCAGCAGCAGGCTGCACGGCCGCCGGCGCAGCCAGCCGCTGCGCCGGCGCAGCCGCCGCAGGCCGCGCAGCCGGCTAAAGGCCCGCAGCCGGCGCCCGCGGCGAAGACGGCGCAGGCGGGGGCCCCTGCCCAGAAGGGCACCGAAGCCAAGTTGGGGCCACAGGGCTCACGTGGGGCACAACGTCAGGCGGTCGGTGCTGCTCGTGAGGCCGCGGCGGCCAAGCTTACTGAGGGAAAGGTTTCCGGCGAGAGAATTGAGGCACCCAATCTCGGGAGCACGGATGTTGACGTCGTGGCAAAAAACGGAGATCTTGTGATGGTTGGAGGGCCAAAAAAAGGAGATGATCTGGGCAATCTGGGACGCGTCATCAGGTTATATCAACATGCAGCAGGAGAGCGGAAGGTTGGGGTGCGAGCATGCTTCTCGGCTGATACCCCGCAAAGAGTCGTTGATTTCACTGCGAAGAGAATTGGGGCGGATAATGTGCTCAGGCTTCCGGAGTGA
- a CDS encoding DUF885 family protein: MPLHRVTYVHATGLVFEGLSTLLDERIPPPRRATALARLRRYAGLEAGDAPIAEQARKRLDQVARAVFAENSANMEGWARYSEAILLPFMPPEGQLVSLQHRLVRAARGFLDPELQAGKITPAAARTFLEKEVVLSPLLAQSEVERYTFRAPGQATSYFYGFTRLMELRREVESMMGPRFDAQRFHDFVLAQGILPPKLLRKSVIERFVPAQRTP; this comes from the coding sequence GTGCCACTTCACAGGGTCACCTACGTGCACGCCACGGGGCTCGTGTTCGAGGGCCTCTCGACCCTGCTCGACGAGCGCATCCCGCCGCCGCGCCGAGCCACGGCCCTCGCGCGGCTCCGGCGGTACGCCGGGCTGGAGGCGGGCGACGCGCCGATCGCCGAGCAGGCGAGGAAGAGGCTCGACCAGGTCGCCCGGGCCGTCTTCGCGGAGAACAGCGCCAACATGGAGGGGTGGGCTCGTTACTCCGAGGCCATCCTGCTCCCGTTCATGCCGCCCGAGGGCCAGCTCGTCTCCCTGCAACACCGCCTGGTCCGGGCCGCCCGAGGCTTCCTGGACCCGGAGCTCCAGGCGGGCAAGATCACGCCGGCCGCCGCGCGGACCTTCCTGGAGAAAGAGGTGGTCCTCTCGCCGCTCCTCGCGCAATCGGAGGTGGAGCGTTACACCTTCCGCGCACCGGGGCAGGCGACCTCGTACTTCTACGGGTTCACCCGGCTGATGGAGCTGCGACGAGAGGTCGAGTCCATGATGGGCCCGCGCTTCGACGCGCAGCGATTCCACGATTTCGTGCTCGCCCAGGGCATCCTGCCGCCGAAGCTGCTTCGCAAATCCGTCATCGAGCGTTTCGTGCCGGCACAGCGGACGCCCTGA
- a CDS encoding phospholipase C yields MADIRHLVIVMLENRSFDHMIGYLRSTGMDVDGVIGATNSDDNGTPITGYHLESTRARIRPHHLRTDVVRQINGGAMDGFVKGYSTNSHVAEIMSWYDQRDLLTYDSLARQYVVCDRWFASFAGPTWPNRFFALCGTSAGRTGNLQWIDRATFFDLLPADSWRYYSHDIAFLRTVEKYKGHRGLPIAKISSFYRACREGTLPSVSWIDPNFTLVDVDALLNWANDDHPPADVARGQNLIARIYNHLIASPAWPHVALVVTYDEHGGFYDHVRPPPSPASEAAPFDTLGVRVPALVISPWAPRGVPFHGTLDHTCIARTALELFAPDRVNALSPRVTASPSLLPVLSEPRPRTDQRRLDGIPILETAVAPIHMGPTAPPGFHSMELTDSQQEILTLKKAVLEAGVPVENH; encoded by the coding sequence ATGGCAGACATCCGTCATCTGGTCATCGTGATGCTCGAGAACCGCTCTTTCGATCACATGATTGGTTACCTGCGCAGCACAGGCATGGACGTCGATGGGGTGATCGGCGCGACGAACTCGGACGATAACGGTACGCCGATCACGGGATATCATCTCGAGAGCACGAGAGCCCGGATCCGCCCGCATCATCTACGAACGGACGTCGTGCGGCAGATCAACGGCGGCGCGATGGACGGCTTCGTGAAAGGCTACAGCACGAACAGCCACGTCGCGGAGATCATGAGCTGGTACGACCAGCGCGATCTGCTGACGTACGATAGCCTCGCGCGCCAGTACGTCGTTTGCGACCGGTGGTTCGCTTCGTTCGCGGGCCCGACGTGGCCGAACCGGTTCTTCGCGCTCTGCGGAACCAGCGCCGGGCGCACGGGGAACCTGCAATGGATCGACCGCGCGACGTTCTTCGACCTGTTGCCGGCCGATTCGTGGCGCTACTACTCGCACGACATCGCGTTCTTGCGCACCGTCGAGAAATACAAGGGCCACCGCGGGCTGCCGATCGCGAAGATCTCCTCGTTCTACAGGGCCTGCCGCGAAGGCACGCTGCCAAGCGTCTCGTGGATCGACCCGAACTTCACGCTGGTCGACGTGGACGCGCTGCTGAACTGGGCGAACGACGACCATCCGCCGGCCGACGTGGCGCGCGGTCAGAACCTGATCGCGCGCATCTACAACCACCTCATCGCGAGCCCGGCCTGGCCGCACGTGGCGCTGGTCGTGACCTACGACGAGCATGGCGGGTTCTACGACCACGTGCGCCCGCCGCCGTCGCCCGCGAGCGAGGCGGCGCCGTTCGATACGCTCGGCGTTCGCGTGCCGGCCCTGGTCATCTCGCCGTGGGCGCCGCGCGGCGTGCCGTTCCACGGCACACTCGATCATACGTGCATCGCGCGCACCGCGCTCGAGCTGTTCGCGCCCGATCGCGTGAACGCGCTGAGCCCTCGGGTCACGGCGTCTCCGAGCCTGCTCCCCGTGCTCAGCGAGCCGAGGCCCCGCACCGACCAGCGCCGGCTCGATGGCATCCCGATCCTGGAGACCGCGGTCGCCCCGATCCACATGGGCCCGACCGCTCCACCCGGCTTTCATTCGATGGAGCTCACCGACAGCCAGCAAGAGATTCTGACGCTGAAGAAGGCCGTGCTCGAGGCCGGCGTGCCCGTCGAGAATCATTGA
- the mscL gene encoding large conductance mechanosensitive channel protein MscL produces MFWEDFKKFAIRGNVVDMAVGVVIGAAFGNIVKALVDNLIMPPIGLLTGGIDFSRHYIVLKPPSGPGPYATPEEMVKAGAVLLQYGVVINNLVSFFIVALCVFLLVRLMGKLHRQRAEEVTTKECPECAMSIPIKAVRCGHCTAALKGA; encoded by the coding sequence ATGTTCTGGGAGGATTTCAAGAAGTTCGCGATTCGAGGCAATGTCGTCGACATGGCCGTGGGCGTCGTGATCGGCGCGGCGTTCGGCAACATCGTCAAGGCGCTGGTGGATAACCTGATCATGCCGCCGATAGGCCTCCTGACGGGCGGCATCGATTTCAGCCGGCACTACATCGTCCTGAAGCCCCCGAGCGGCCCCGGTCCGTACGCGACCCCCGAGGAGATGGTGAAGGCCGGCGCGGTGCTCCTCCAGTACGGGGTCGTCATCAACAACCTGGTCAGCTTCTTCATCGTCGCGCTCTGCGTCTTTCTCCTGGTGCGGCTCATGGGGAAGCTTCATAGGCAGCGCGCGGAGGAGGTGACGACGAAGGAGTGCCCCGAGTGCGCGATGAGCATCCCCATCAAGGCGGTGCGCTGCGGGCACTGCACGGCGGCTCTGAAGGGCGCCTAA
- a CDS encoding 5-formyltetrahydrofolate cyclo-ligase yields the protein MDPDAEAALRYRAKAELRKRARAVRSSIPAEAILERSRRIQRALAELPALAAARRVALFYPIEGRNEVDLRGLDPLLRARGARVAYPSIDPESRAMTFRFVEDPEAMQERGLGFREPDATDEEAAALDVIVVPALQIDPRGHRIGYGAGYYDSTLPRFCPPAHSVGVVFDFQLVAEVPATPGDVPLGAIVTDARVLAAEPA from the coding sequence ATGGACCCCGATGCCGAGGCCGCCCTGCGCTACCGCGCCAAAGCCGAGCTACGGAAGCGCGCCCGGGCCGTCCGCAGCTCCATCCCGGCCGAGGCCATCCTCGAGCGATCGCGCCGGATCCAGCGCGCGCTCGCCGAGCTGCCGGCCCTCGCCGCGGCCCGGCGGGTCGCGCTCTTCTACCCGATCGAGGGGCGCAACGAGGTCGACCTCCGGGGGCTCGATCCGCTCCTGCGGGCCCGCGGCGCCCGGGTTGCTTACCCCTCCATCGACCCCGAGTCGCGCGCCATGACCTTCCGCTTCGTCGAGGACCCCGAGGCCATGCAGGAGCGCGGCCTCGGCTTCCGCGAGCCCGACGCGACCGACGAGGAGGCCGCTGCGCTCGACGTCATCGTCGTGCCCGCCCTGCAGATCGATCCGCGAGGGCACCGGATCGGCTATGGCGCCGGCTACTACGACAGCACCCTGCCGCGCTTTTGCCCGCCGGCGCATTCCGTGGGCGTCGTGTTCGACTTCCAGCTCGTCGCCGAGGTGCCGGCGACCCCGGGCGACGTCCCGCTCGGGGCCATCGTCACCGACGCCCGCGTGCTCGCCGCCGAACCGGCCTAG
- a CDS encoding PilZ domain-containing protein produces MDRRQGARAQVDFPVSALVDGHRHRCRAIDLSPTGMVVERAPALAGRALPAVTPFELDLGVGRPIRLRARPVWDRDNLLAVRFVVMSDADRLTIAEHLDQRAHRREPLH; encoded by the coding sequence ATGGATCGGAGGCAGGGCGCGCGCGCTCAGGTTGACTTCCCCGTCTCGGCGCTCGTCGATGGCCACCGGCACCGGTGCCGCGCGATCGATCTCTCCCCCACGGGCATGGTCGTCGAGCGCGCGCCCGCGCTGGCAGGCCGGGCGCTGCCTGCCGTGACCCCGTTCGAGCTCGACCTCGGGGTCGGGCGCCCCATCCGGCTGCGCGCCCGCCCGGTCTGGGACCGCGACAACCTGCTCGCCGTCCGCTTCGTCGTCATGAGCGACGCCGACCGGCTCACCATCGCCGAGCACCTCGATCAGCGCGCCCACCGCCGCGAACCCCTCCATTAG
- a CDS encoding M3 family metallopeptidase, translating to MTEATDNPLLTLGFEIPFDRIRSEHVEPAVRALLQDARARLDALVAAPGPRTYDNTLAALEAVTDRLDRAMNVVSHLESTSTTPALRAAYNAVQPEVSEFLSGIALNEGVYGALKAYAATPEAAALTGPRRRFLKKTLDDFRRSGAELDPAGKKRLSEIDVELATLTLRFSQNVLDATNAFEFVVEDAARLAGLPPSAVEAARQGAKDRGIEGYRFTLQAPSYIPVLTHLDDATIRERFYRAFNTRATEGDHDNRPLIRRILELRGEKARLLGYASFADLVLEDRMAKTGAAARRFVDTLRARTEPVFAREKEELAAFRREIEGPDAPPLAPWDVAYYAEKLRRARYDFDDEALRPYFPLDRVVSGLFEIAHRLYGVRIAPWQAAPTWHPSVRAYQLVEPEGAQSAAFYLDFVPREQKRDGAWMHGLVTGAPSEDGRANGEDARHLEVLAGSFTPPVGGRPALLNHREVETLFHEFGHMMHHASSRVPIRSLAGTNVAWDFVELPSQIMENWCWEREALDLFARHHETGAPVPDDLLQRMRAARTFRAGAVTMRQLGFAEIDLALHMDWTGEQGDVVEFAREVLGRYSPVPLPEGYAMIAGFSHLFSSPVGYAAGYYSYKWAEVLDADAFSRFQEEGLFSRKVGDAFRGQILALGDTQDPMDLYKSFRGREPTLDALLQRSGLA from the coding sequence ATGACCGAAGCGACCGACAATCCCCTGCTCACTCTCGGCTTCGAGATCCCGTTCGATCGCATCCGGAGCGAGCACGTCGAGCCCGCCGTGCGCGCGCTGCTCCAGGACGCCCGCGCCCGGCTCGACGCGCTCGTCGCGGCGCCCGGCCCCCGCACCTACGACAACACCCTCGCCGCGCTCGAGGCCGTCACCGACCGGCTCGACCGCGCCATGAACGTCGTCTCGCACCTCGAATCGACGTCCACCACGCCCGCGCTGCGCGCCGCGTACAACGCCGTCCAGCCGGAGGTCAGCGAGTTCCTGAGCGGCATTGCCCTCAACGAGGGCGTCTACGGCGCGCTCAAGGCGTACGCGGCCACGCCCGAGGCCGCGGCGCTGACCGGCCCGCGGCGCCGCTTCTTGAAGAAGACCCTCGACGATTTCCGGAGGAGCGGCGCCGAGCTCGACCCGGCTGGCAAGAAGCGCCTCTCCGAGATCGACGTCGAGCTCGCCACGCTCACCCTGCGCTTCTCGCAGAACGTGCTCGACGCGACGAACGCCTTCGAGTTCGTGGTCGAGGACGCTGCCCGCCTCGCCGGCCTGCCGCCGAGCGCGGTCGAGGCGGCCCGCCAGGGCGCCAAGGACAGGGGCATCGAGGGCTACCGCTTCACGCTGCAGGCGCCGAGCTACATCCCGGTGCTCACGCACCTCGACGACGCCACGATCCGCGAGCGCTTCTACCGCGCCTTCAACACGCGGGCGACCGAGGGCGACCACGACAACCGCCCGCTCATCCGCCGCATCCTCGAGCTCCGCGGGGAGAAGGCGAGGCTGCTCGGCTACGCGAGCTTCGCCGATCTCGTGCTCGAGGACCGGATGGCGAAGACGGGCGCCGCGGCGCGCCGCTTCGTCGACACGCTGCGGGCGCGCACCGAGCCGGTCTTCGCCCGCGAGAAGGAGGAGCTCGCCGCCTTCCGCCGCGAGATCGAGGGCCCGGACGCGCCGCCGCTCGCGCCGTGGGACGTCGCCTACTACGCCGAGAAGCTCCGCCGCGCCCGCTACGATTTCGACGACGAGGCGCTCCGCCCCTATTTCCCGCTGGATCGCGTCGTCTCCGGCCTGTTCGAGATCGCCCACCGCCTTTACGGCGTGCGCATCGCGCCCTGGCAGGCCGCCCCCACGTGGCACCCGAGCGTCCGCGCCTACCAGCTCGTCGAGCCGGAGGGCGCCCAGAGCGCCGCCTTCTATCTGGACTTCGTGCCGCGGGAGCAGAAGCGCGACGGCGCCTGGATGCACGGGCTCGTCACGGGCGCGCCGAGCGAGGATGGGCGCGCGAACGGCGAGGACGCGCGCCACCTCGAGGTCCTCGCGGGCAGCTTCACCCCGCCGGTCGGCGGCCGCCCCGCGCTGCTCAACCACCGCGAGGTCGAGACCCTGTTCCACGAGTTCGGCCACATGATGCACCACGCCTCGAGCCGGGTGCCGATCCGGAGCCTCGCCGGCACCAACGTCGCCTGGGACTTCGTCGAGCTCCCCTCGCAGATCATGGAGAACTGGTGCTGGGAGCGGGAGGCGCTCGACCTCTTCGCGCGCCACCACGAGACGGGCGCGCCGGTCCCGGACGACCTGCTCCAGCGGATGCGCGCGGCCCGCACGTTCCGCGCGGGCGCCGTGACGATGCGGCAGCTCGGCTTCGCCGAGATCGACCTCGCGCTCCACATGGACTGGACTGGAGAGCAGGGCGATGTCGTCGAGTTCGCGCGCGAGGTCCTCGGGCGTTACTCGCCCGTCCCGCTGCCCGAGGGCTACGCCATGATCGCCGGCTTCTCGCACCTCTTCTCGAGCCCGGTGGGCTACGCCGCGGGCTATTACTCGTACAAATGGGCCGAGGTGCTGGACGCCGACGCCTTCTCCCGCTTCCAGGAAGAGGGACTGTTCAGCCGGAAGGTGGGCGACGCGTTCCGGGGCCAGATCCTCGCGCTCGGCGACACGCAGGACCCGATGGATCTCTACAAGAGCTTCCGGGGCCGCGAGCCCACGCTCGACGCCCTGCTCCAGCGCAGCGGACTCGCCTGA
- a CDS encoding acyl-CoA dehydrogenase family protein — protein MDFGWTPPQRAVHDRMRALGAEADAAAPDDRMRVLARGGALGLPIARDLGGEGLDLVTTALAYEGLGATLRDGGVLLAAGAHLFGVALLLARVGTPAQQRAWLPRMASGACMATVAATEAGAGSDVASVQARADRTDAGYRLTGDKRYVTWADRADVYLAIARDGGGRDGGAPARGLTALLVPRAAGEGAARVLPGAPLATAGLRGARLAPVSFTGCEVGHDALLGRAGAGLAVFQIAMTFERALILAFRLGAMERALGEAVRFAREREIGGQAIARHQAVAHRLAQMKLRLETSRLLIYRAAWALDQGERGQAEAALAKWHTADSAVASALDDLRLRGGAGYLEESGLPSAIDDALGGSIHSGTSDVLATIVARWLGV, from the coding sequence ATGGACTTCGGGTGGACCCCTCCCCAGCGTGCCGTCCACGACCGCATGCGCGCCCTCGGCGCCGAGGCCGACGCCGCGGCGCCGGACGATCGCATGCGCGTCCTCGCCCGGGGCGGCGCCCTCGGCCTGCCGATCGCCCGCGATCTCGGGGGCGAGGGCCTCGACCTCGTCACGACGGCGCTCGCCTACGAGGGCCTCGGCGCGACCCTGCGCGACGGCGGCGTCCTGCTCGCCGCGGGGGCGCACCTCTTCGGCGTGGCGCTCCTGCTCGCGCGGGTGGGCACCCCCGCGCAGCAGCGCGCGTGGCTGCCGCGCATGGCGAGCGGCGCGTGCATGGCGACGGTCGCCGCGACCGAGGCCGGCGCCGGCTCGGACGTCGCGTCGGTGCAGGCCAGGGCCGACCGCACGGACGCCGGCTACCGGCTCACCGGCGACAAGCGGTACGTGACCTGGGCCGACCGGGCCGACGTGTACCTCGCGATCGCGCGCGACGGCGGCGGCCGCGACGGAGGGGCCCCGGCGCGCGGCCTCACCGCGCTGCTCGTCCCCCGCGCCGCGGGCGAAGGCGCCGCGCGCGTTCTCCCCGGCGCGCCGCTCGCGACCGCTGGCCTCCGGGGCGCGCGGCTCGCGCCCGTCTCGTTCACCGGCTGCGAGGTCGGCCACGACGCGCTCCTCGGCCGCGCCGGCGCCGGCCTCGCCGTCTTCCAGATCGCGATGACCTTCGAGCGCGCGCTCATCCTCGCCTTCCGCCTCGGCGCCATGGAGCGCGCCCTCGGCGAGGCCGTCCGCTTCGCCCGCGAGCGCGAGATCGGCGGCCAGGCGATCGCGCGCCACCAGGCCGTCGCGCACCGCCTCGCGCAGATGAAGCTGCGGCTGGAGACCTCGCGGCTGCTCATCTACCGCGCCGCGTGGGCGCTGGATCAGGGCGAGCGCGGCCAGGCCGAGGCCGCGCTCGCGAAGTGGCACACGGCGGACTCGGCCGTGGCGTCCGCGCTCGACGATCTCCGGCTCCGCGGCGGCGCTGGCTACCTCGAGGAGAGCGGCCTCCCCTCCGCCATCGACGACGCCCTGGGCGGCAGCATCCATTCGGGGACGTCCGACGTGCTCGCCACGATCGTCGCGCGGTGGCTGGGCGTCTAG